DNA sequence from the Candidatus Saccharibacteria bacterium oral taxon 488 genome:
TCAGATGATGCCATAGAGTGTATTAAGTCACTAACGAGCCAGACGCTAAAGCCTGCTATTATCATAGTGGACAACAATTCGAGTGATAATTCTGTTGATATATTTGAAAGCTATATCGCATCTCATCAAAAAGAAGATATCACTTTAATTAAAAACCCACGAAATCTAGGGTTTGCCGGCGGTATTAATACTGGCCTGAGGTACGCACTTACCCAAAAGTTTGAGTTTGTGGGTGTTCTTAACCCTGATGCAGTTGCTGATACTAATTGGTGTAAATCCCTGTTAAGCGAGCTGTCTGGTCATGATGGTTGCGGTATCGTGACTGGGTTGTTAGCCAGACGAGACGGAAAAACTATTGACTCTTCAGGTGATTTTTATACCACCTGGGGCCTGCCTGGTCCACGTGGTCGTGATGAACCTATCAAAAATGCACCGGACAAACCTGGCGAGGTTTTTGGCGCAACTGGCGGCGGGGCAATTTACCGCGCAGCAATTTTTAACGACATTGACATGTTTGACGAGGACTTCTTCATGTATTACGAAGATGTCGATCTTAGTTTTCGCGCCCAGCTGGCTGGCTGGAAAGTCCGCTTTACACCTGAAGCCGTTGCCTACCACAAGGTTGGCGCTAGCAGCAAGAAAGTACCAGGTCTCGCCGTTTACAACACCTTCAAAAACCTACCGTTGGTCTTTATTAAAAAC
Encoded proteins:
- a CDS encoding glycosyltransferase, with amino-acid sequence MNRLAIIVLNWNGSDDAIECIKSLTSQTLKPAIIIVDNNSSDNSVDIFESYIASHQKEDITLIKNPRNLGFAGGINTGLRYALTQKFEFVGVLNPDAVADTNWCKSLLSELSGHDGCGIVTGLLARRDGKTIDSSGDFYTTWGLPGPRGRDEPIKNAPDKPGEVFGATGGGAIYRAAIFNDIDMFDEDFFMYYEDVDLSFRAQLAGWKVRFTPEAVAYHKVGASSKKVPGLAVYNTFKNLPLVFIKNVPGKLFWYIGLRFFLAYWLIFASAVRHGNGWPALKGVLVSIIHKPAAYYKRVSIQRSRKVSVDYIHGIIHDGPLPNQTGLLKFKRFFRMR